A genomic region of Oryza glaberrima chromosome 1, OglaRS2, whole genome shotgun sequence contains the following coding sequences:
- the LOC127757824 gene encoding transcription factor MTB1-like, translating to MSWSETDAALFAAVLGHDAAHHLATTPPHLDAPEGSPSSAELQARLHDLVERQGGAWTYGIFWQESRGAGAASGRAARAVLGWGDGHCRDGAGHGEVGAAERSVARKRVLLRLHALYGGGDEDGADYALRLDRVTGAEMYFLASMYFSFPEGSGGPGRALASGRHAWADVDPHPSGSGSAPGWYVRSSLAQSAGLRTVVFLPCKGGVLELGSVVAIRETPEVLRAIQSAMRAVPAPPEDFMRIFGKDLSPGRPSQPMGCDAPWTPRLVVQTTPVRPAKKEVVKAKPAEPPKSLDFSKANVQEQAGGEERRPRKRGRKPANGREEPLNHVEAERQRREKLNQRFYALRAVVPKISKMDKASLLSDAIAYIQELEARLRGDAPVPARADGPAVEVKAMQDEVVLRVTTPLDEHPISRVFHAMRESQISVVASDVAVSDDAVTHTLMVRSAGPERLTAETVLAAMSRGVSVTTPSP from the coding sequence ATGTCGTGGTCCGAGACGGACGCCGCGCTGTTCGCGGCGGTGCTGGGGCACGACGCGGCGCATCACCtggccaccacgccgccgcaccTCGACGCGCCGGAggggtcgccgtcgtcggccgagCTGCAGGCGCGCCTGCACGACCTCGTCGAGCGGCAGGGAGGGGCCTGGACGTACGGCATCTTCTGGCAGGAGTcccgcggcgccggtgccgccaGCGGCCGCGCTGCCCGCGCCGTGCTCGGCTGGGGCGACGGCCACTGCCGCGACGGTGCCGGACACGGGGAGGTCGGCGCCGCGGAGAGGAGCGTGGCGCGGAAGCGCGTGCTGCTGCGGCTGCACGCGCTGTACGGAGGCGGGGATGAGGATGGCGCCGACTACGCGCTCCGGCTGGACCGGGTCACCGGCGCCGAGATGTACTTCCTGGCGTCCATGTACTTCTCCTTCCCGGAGGGCTCGGGCGGACCGGGCCGCGCTCTGGCCTCCGGCCGCCACGCCTGGGCGGACGTAGACCCCCACCCTTCCGGCTCCGGTAGCGCGCCAGGGTGGTACGTTCGCTCGTCTCTCGCCCAGTCCGCGGGGTTACgcaccgtcgtcttcctcccgtgCAAGGGCGGCGTTCTCGAGCTCGGTTCCGTCGTAGCCATCCGCGAGACCCCCGAGGTCTTGCGCGCCATCCAATCTGCCATGCGCGCCGTGCCAGCTCCGCCGGAAGATTTCATGAGAATCTTCGGCAAGGATCTCTCACCCGGCCGACCGTCCCAGCCCATGGGATGCGACGCCCCATGGACGCCGCGGCTCGTTGTCCAAACCACGCCGGTGCGCCCAGCCAAGAAGGAGGTGGTCAAGGCGAAACCAGCCGAGCCCCCCAAGAGCTTGGACTTCTCCAAGGCGAACGTGCAGGAacaggccggcggcgaggagcggcggccgcggaaGCGTGGGCGCAAGCCGGCGAACGGGCGGGAGGAGCCGCTGAACCACGTggaggcggagcggcagcggcgggagaaGCTGAACCAGAGGTTCTACGCGCTACGCGCGGTGGTGCCCAAGATCTCCAAGATGGACAAGGCGTCCCTGCTCAGCGATGCCATCGCGTACATCCAGGAGCTGGAGGCCCGGCTCAGGGGCGACGCGCCCGTGCCCGCGCGGGCGGATGGGCCGGCCGTGGAGGTGAAGGCAATGCAGGACGAGGTGGTGCTGCGCGTGACCACGCCCCTGGACGAGCACCCCATCTCCAGGGTGTTCCACGCCATGAGGGAATCCCAGATCAGCGTCGTGGCGTCGGACGTGGCGGTGTCGGACGACGCCGTCACGCACACGCTCATGGTGCGGTCGGCCGGGCCGGAGCGGCTCACGGCGGAGACGGTGCTCGCGGCGATGTCGCGGGGGGTGAGCGTCACCACTCCCTCCCCGTGA